One region of Triticum aestivum cultivar Chinese Spring chromosome 6B, IWGSC CS RefSeq v2.1, whole genome shotgun sequence genomic DNA includes:
- the LOC123138657 gene encoding serine/arginine repetitive matrix protein 1 — translation MVATFYVCVYAAVRVCRRNLISSFSRYRTTQLPRGHAAAAAGILSSTHLPHTRTTSARQRIPRSTDGRQRSSFDSHYRPFSGFSDQIGSVTPPALLPLEAAVVARAPPSLHPPSPPNQTRVGLAREYGAAHGPRPLSNMSTPTAHRAVERLRQSRTVADREDHCRLTPERRRRPDPSTPSPSRRRPASSLPSSARATLRPPPRSSTPRVLQSPRDPPVSRPPPRHPHLAEHLHKVPSSALATHRPRPAALLFERFNRLVPEAEERSSLPRASPAPAALQSPRARSRGEELPLPRASPAPANQQGTPSLAPAAWTLAASCGPGGGNANG, via the exons ATGGTAGCAACTTTCTACGTGTGCGTGTACGCGGCCGTCCG AGTCTGTCGTCGCAACCTTATCTCCTCATTCTCTCGTTACAGAACAACCCAACTCCCCCGAGGAcacgccgctgctgccgccgggATTCTCTCCtccacgcatctcccgcacaccCGCACCACCTCCGCACGCCAGCGGATTCCGCGCTCCACCGACGGCCGCCAGCGCTCCAGCTTCGACAGCCACTATCGGCCCTTTTCTGGTTTTTCAGATCAGATTGGCTCCGTCACTCCTCCCGCTCTCCTCCCGCTCGAGGCCGCCGTCGTAGCTCGAGCACCGCCGTCGCTGCACCCCCCTTCCCCTCCAAATCAGACACGGGTCGGTCTCGCGCGCGAGTACGGCGCCGCCCACGGCCCGCGGCCCCTGAGCAACATGTCAACGCCCACGGCCCACCGCGCTGTCGAGCGTCTCCGGCAAAGTCGCACCGTCG CAGATAGAGAGGACCATTGCCGCCTGACGCCCGAGCGCCGCCGGCGTCCAGACCCCTCCACGCCATCCCCATCTCGCCGAAGACCTGCATCAAGTCTCCCATCCAGCGCCCGCGCCACTCTTCGGCCCCCGCCCCGCAGCTCTACACCCCGAGTGCTTCAGTCGCCTCGCGACCCGCCGGTGTCCAGACCCCCTCCACGCCATCCCCATCTCGCGGAACACCTGCACAAAGTCCCGTCGAGCGCCCTCGCCACCCATCGCCCTCGCCCCGCTGCTCTGCTATTCGAGCGCTTCAACCGCCTCGTGCccgaagcagaggagaggagctcCCTGCCACGAGCCTCTCCAGCGCCGGCAGCGCTTCAGTCGCCTCGTGCCCGAAGCAGAGGTGAGGAGCTCCCCCTACCACGAGCCTCTCCAGCGCCGGCAAACCAGCAGGGCACCCCTTCCTTGGCTCCTGCGGCGTGGACGCTGGCGGCAAGCTGCGGCCCCGGCGGTGGGAACGCAAATGGATAG